In Horticoccus luteus, the following proteins share a genomic window:
- a CDS encoding ATP-dependent DNA ligase, which translates to MAWDVQFRGGVWLPQIDWWLDAHFPAPRSFVSHAHFDHLALHREILCSAVTARLMRNRLPGERIEHILPFGQTEPLTPATTVTLHPAGHIFGSAQSLLVHERHGSLLYTGDFKLRPGRSAERCATPRADVLIMETTFGLPRYVFPPTAQVLADITAFCRNTLDDHETPVLFGYSLGKSQELLSSLADAQLPVMLHPQTLTLTHIYEELGLTFPPFRPFDASAVAGHVVICPPQARGSSFLKKISAPRTAVITGWAIDPGAVYRYQCDAAFPLSDHADYADLLRFVEAVQPQRVLTLHGFAQEFARTLRERGVEAWAIGQSNQLELGLASRRPSSPPFASSTDSPAESPAAAPPTPPLESAPPDRLAHFAATAERIKSAPGKLDKISLLRDYLALLAPTDAAHAAVFFCARPFPQADERVLTLGWSVLKRTILELSGTTEADYRAAYHRFADTGEAAAAILAGHVQPRGVALAQLAEFFAALAAARGPAAKLDLLREFLRGLSPSESKYVVKIITGDLRIGLKEGLVEEAIAASAAESVDAVREANMLSGDIAEVTHAARAHALASIQLRVFHPLQFMLASPEPTAEAVLARFVERAEKGQRVVPDAPSAPPPARPATSSDPALSPVSVWLEEKYDGIRCQLHKQGERVELYSRDLKRITGQFPELAAAAARLPHDFIGDGELLAWRDGRALPFAELQKRLGRKGDDFFLGAEIPVSISFYDLLWLDGRALLKEPLTVRREHLAHVLSAASSSAHPSLLLAPVQFAATALDIEAAFLAARQRGNEGLIAKDPASPYTPGRRGLTWLKLKKAYATLDVVVVGVEYGHGKRRDVLSDYTFAIRDEEHDNQLLTIGKAYSGLTDVEIAALTQHFLAHTLEVLGRYRTVVPDTVLEIAFDTIQRSSRHESGFALRFPRIARIRSDKTPAEIDTLATCRRLATAALFDPARAADPVAPPPS; encoded by the coding sequence ATGGCTTGGGATGTTCAATTTCGCGGCGGCGTCTGGCTGCCCCAAATCGACTGGTGGCTCGACGCGCATTTTCCCGCGCCGCGCTCCTTCGTTTCCCACGCCCATTTCGATCACCTTGCGCTGCACCGCGAGATCCTCTGCTCCGCCGTCACCGCCCGCCTCATGCGCAACCGCCTGCCCGGCGAACGCATCGAACACATTCTCCCGTTCGGTCAGACCGAGCCGCTCACGCCCGCCACCACCGTCACCCTCCATCCCGCCGGCCACATTTTCGGCTCCGCCCAGAGCCTCCTCGTGCACGAGCGCCACGGCTCCCTGCTCTACACCGGCGACTTCAAACTCCGCCCCGGCCGTTCCGCCGAACGCTGCGCCACGCCGCGCGCCGATGTCCTCATCATGGAGACCACGTTCGGCCTCCCCCGGTATGTTTTCCCTCCCACCGCGCAGGTCCTCGCCGACATCACCGCCTTCTGTCGCAACACCCTCGACGACCACGAAACGCCCGTGCTCTTCGGCTACAGTCTCGGGAAAAGCCAGGAGCTCCTCAGCTCGCTCGCCGACGCGCAACTCCCGGTGATGCTGCACCCACAAACGCTCACGCTCACGCATATCTACGAAGAACTCGGTCTCACGTTTCCGCCCTTTCGCCCCTTCGACGCCTCCGCTGTCGCCGGCCACGTCGTCATCTGCCCGCCGCAGGCGCGCGGCTCTTCGTTTCTCAAGAAAATCTCCGCTCCACGCACCGCCGTGATCACCGGCTGGGCGATCGATCCCGGCGCCGTTTATCGCTACCAATGCGATGCCGCTTTCCCGCTCTCCGACCACGCCGACTACGCCGATCTGCTGCGCTTCGTCGAAGCCGTGCAACCGCAGCGCGTGCTCACGCTCCACGGCTTCGCCCAGGAATTCGCCCGCACCCTCCGCGAACGCGGCGTCGAAGCCTGGGCCATCGGCCAAAGCAACCAACTCGAGCTCGGCCTCGCGTCCCGCCGCCCGTCGTCGCCTCCGTTCGCTTCTTCGACCGACTCACCTGCCGAGTCACCCGCCGCCGCACCGCCCACACCGCCTCTCGAGTCCGCTCCGCCCGACCGCCTCGCGCACTTCGCCGCCACCGCCGAGCGCATCAAATCCGCTCCGGGCAAACTCGATAAAATCTCCCTGCTCCGCGACTACCTCGCGCTGCTCGCGCCGACCGACGCCGCGCACGCCGCCGTGTTTTTCTGCGCCCGCCCTTTTCCGCAGGCCGACGAACGCGTCCTCACGCTCGGCTGGTCCGTGCTCAAACGCACCATTCTCGAATTGAGCGGCACGACCGAAGCCGACTACCGCGCCGCGTATCACCGCTTCGCCGACACCGGCGAAGCCGCCGCCGCCATCCTCGCCGGCCACGTGCAGCCGCGCGGCGTCGCCCTCGCGCAACTTGCAGAGTTTTTCGCCGCGCTCGCCGCCGCCCGCGGCCCCGCCGCCAAACTCGATCTCTTGCGCGAATTTCTCCGCGGCCTGTCTCCCTCCGAGTCAAAATACGTCGTCAAAATCATCACCGGCGATCTGCGCATCGGCCTCAAGGAGGGCCTCGTCGAGGAAGCCATCGCCGCCTCCGCCGCTGAATCAGTCGACGCCGTGCGCGAAGCCAACATGCTCTCCGGCGACATCGCCGAGGTCACGCACGCCGCGCGCGCTCACGCCCTCGCGTCGATTCAACTCCGCGTCTTTCATCCGCTCCAGTTCATGCTCGCCAGCCCCGAGCCCACCGCCGAGGCCGTCCTCGCTCGCTTCGTCGAACGCGCCGAAAAGGGGCAGCGCGTTGTCCCCGACGCGCCTTCCGCGCCACCGCCCGCCCGCCCCGCCACCTCCTCCGACCCCGCGCTCTCGCCCGTCTCCGTCTGGCTCGAGGAAAAATACGACGGCATCCGCTGTCAGCTCCACAAACAGGGCGAACGCGTCGAACTCTACTCGCGCGATCTCAAGCGCATCACCGGCCAGTTCCCCGAGCTCGCCGCCGCCGCCGCCCGCCTGCCCCACGATTTCATCGGCGATGGCGAACTCCTCGCGTGGCGCGACGGCCGCGCCCTGCCGTTCGCCGAATTGCAAAAACGCCTCGGCCGCAAAGGCGACGACTTCTTCCTCGGCGCCGAAATTCCTGTTTCCATTTCGTTCTACGACCTCCTCTGGCTCGACGGCCGCGCGCTTCTCAAAGAGCCGCTCACCGTCCGCCGCGAACATCTCGCTCACGTCCTGTCCGCCGCGTCGTCTTCCGCCCATCCGTCACTCCTCCTCGCGCCCGTGCAATTCGCCGCCACCGCCCTTGACATCGAGGCCGCCTTTCTCGCGGCCCGTCAGCGCGGCAACGAAGGCCTCATCGCCAAGGATCCCGCCAGCCCCTACACGCCCGGTCGCCGCGGGCTCACCTGGCTCAAACTCAAAAAAGCCTACGCCACGCTCGATGTCGTCGTCGTTGGCGTCGAATACGGTCACGGCAAACGCCGCGATGTGCTCAGCGATTACACCTTCGCGATCCGCGACGAGGAGCACGACAACCAGCTCCTCACGATTGGCAAAGCCTACTCCGGCCTCACCGACGTCGAGATCGCCGCGCTCACTCAACACTTCCTCGCGCACACCCTCGAAGTGCTCGGCCGTTATCGCACCGTCGTGCCCGACACCGTGCTCGAAATCGCCTTCGACACCATTCAACGCAGCTCGCGCCACGAAAGCGGTTTCGCCCTCCGCTTCCCCCGCATCGCCCGCATTCGCTCCGACAAAACGCCCGCCGAGATCGACACCCTCGCCACCTGCCGCCGCCTCGCCACCGCCGCCCTCTTCGATCCCGCCCGCGCCGCCGATCCAGTCGCCCCGCCGCCATCTTAA
- a CDS encoding large ribosomal subunit protein bL32: MKTPPPAECAQCGAPIPPRAHACPACGADERTGWRETSIYDGLELPDSAFADDDAPPRPRVPRRHINGIAWYWWCFAVAFIFVASLFVLSLL, translated from the coding sequence ATGAAAACGCCTCCGCCCGCCGAGTGCGCTCAATGCGGCGCGCCCATTCCACCCCGCGCCCACGCCTGCCCCGCCTGCGGCGCCGACGAACGCACGGGCTGGCGCGAGACGTCCATCTACGACGGCCTCGAACTCCCCGACAGCGCCTTCGCCGACGACGATGCGCCGCCCCGGCCTCGCGTTCCTCGCCGGCACATCAACGGCATCGCCTGGTATTGGTGGTGCTTCGCCGTCGCCTTCATCTTCGTCGCGAGCCTGTTCGTCCTTTCGCTGTTGTAA
- a CDS encoding AI-2E family transporter yields the protein MSVPASEPLLSSSQRRLAAFALGLFSFLAIVALFALILFVGGRLIEFFSGALWPPLLAGILALVLRPLVDALQRHVRRRLVAVIILYAAFLVVVACLLLLIIPPVIQQIIDFVAYAPHFWHSVVVYFQAHYPAWSEFVQQKLDNPSIKRVVEQAAGQTQALLSHTLPTLRIAGAGALGFFGFLTHAAVVPVYLFFFLLSRSSPTRRLPHHLGFVRNTSVRDDIVFLVREFVSIIESFFRGQLVIGLIMGVLLATGFTIAGLKFGLVIGLALGLLNIVPYLGTILGLSIALPLALFQPTGGWSLVCWVLAVFCAVQMIESWLLTPKIMGDRTGLHPVAIIFSVFFWGTVFGGVLGMLFAIPFTAFFVTAWRLLMRKYLVAAPPAVQI from the coding sequence ATGTCTGTGCCCGCGTCCGAGCCTCTGCTGAGCTCTTCCCAGCGCCGCCTCGCCGCGTTCGCGCTGGGGCTGTTTTCGTTCCTCGCGATCGTCGCGCTTTTCGCGCTCATCCTCTTCGTCGGCGGTCGCCTGATCGAATTCTTCTCGGGCGCCCTCTGGCCGCCACTGCTCGCCGGCATTCTCGCCCTCGTCCTGCGTCCCCTCGTCGACGCTCTCCAACGCCACGTGCGACGCCGGCTCGTCGCCGTCATCATCCTGTATGCGGCCTTTCTGGTCGTCGTCGCCTGCCTGCTGCTCCTCATCATTCCGCCCGTCATTCAGCAGATCATCGACTTCGTGGCGTATGCGCCGCACTTCTGGCACTCCGTGGTCGTCTATTTTCAGGCGCACTACCCCGCGTGGTCGGAATTCGTGCAGCAGAAACTCGACAACCCCTCGATCAAACGCGTCGTCGAACAGGCGGCCGGTCAGACGCAGGCCCTCCTCAGCCACACGCTGCCCACCTTGCGCATCGCTGGCGCCGGTGCCCTTGGCTTCTTCGGTTTCCTGACTCACGCCGCTGTCGTGCCCGTGTATCTTTTCTTCTTTCTCCTCTCCCGTTCCTCACCCACCCGCCGCCTCCCGCACCACCTCGGTTTTGTCCGCAACACGTCTGTGCGCGACGACATCGTTTTCCTCGTGCGCGAATTCGTCTCGATCATCGAATCGTTTTTCCGCGGGCAACTCGTCATTGGTCTTATCATGGGCGTGCTCCTCGCGACGGGCTTCACGATCGCCGGCCTCAAGTTCGGCCTCGTGATCGGCCTCGCCCTCGGCCTCCTCAACATCGTGCCCTACCTCGGCACCATCCTTGGCCTGAGCATCGCGCTCCCGCTGGCGTTGTTTCAACCCACCGGCGGCTGGTCTCTCGTCTGCTGGGTCCTCGCCGTTTTTTGCGCCGTCCAGATGATCGAATCCTGGCTGCTCACCCCCAAAATCATGGGCGACCGCACCGGCCTTCATCCGGTCGCGATCATTTTTTCCGTCTTCTTTTGGGGCACCGTGTTCGGCGGCGTGCTCGGCATGCTCTTCGCCATTCCCTTCACCGCGTTTTTCGTCACCGCGTGGCGTCTGCTCATGCGCAAATACCTCGTCGCCGCCCCGCCCGCGGTGCAGATATGA
- a CDS encoding efflux RND transporter permease subunit, with translation MNALSDRFSSWLFQHRRWVLIGFLAMTAVMAWFAAHLRVDASFTKTLPLDHPYIRTFTQYQSEFGGANRVLIALLAKDGDIFTPEFFRELRTVTDEAAALPGVDPAQVQSLFTPNVRYIEAVEDGFSGGNIIAADFTPTPANFDRVRANLIKSGKLGQLVARDFSGAVVIAQLFEIDPRTGHKLDYAQVAAALEKIRSRVARRTHGAITTHIIGFAKVVGDVREGARNVVLLFVAALVVTALLVWHYAGRWTLAAAPIVCSLVAVLWQLGTVTALGYGIDPFSILVPFLVFAIGVSHGMQKICTFRNEVLAGHDAPVAAQRAFRQLVVPGIVALATDTIGFITMLVIKVETIRELAITASLGVSILIFTNFLLLPILLSFLRLPAGYALWLARRRALGDRVWRRLARGLTPAPSLAIIAAALGVGAWAFLRSESVRIGDAHAGVPELRADSRYNTDSRLITARFSIGIDLLSVLVETVPNGCVDHDVMTLIDEFDGRMRQVPGVQSVLSLATVAKVINAGWNEGSLKWRVLPRNPHALAQAVAPVETSTGLLNADASVLPVLLFLTDHRAETLRTVTAAVDAFAAAHPSPKARFRLAAGNAGVMAATNDVVRAAQRPIVLWIFGAVSVLCLLTFRSFRATLCIVLPLALVSWLAYALMAQLEIGLKTSTLPVVALGVGIGVDYGIYLFARLQNALRTGARFADALFTAFREAGGAIVFTGLTLAIGVSTWLFSALKFQADMGLLLAFMFLVNMLAAMTLLPALACWLVRPPSSRR, from the coding sequence ATGAACGCGCTGAGCGACCGTTTCTCGTCCTGGCTTTTTCAGCACCGCCGTTGGGTCCTGATCGGATTCCTCGCGATGACCGCCGTCATGGCGTGGTTCGCCGCGCATCTTCGCGTCGACGCCAGTTTCACCAAAACCCTGCCGCTCGATCACCCCTACATCCGCACCTTCACCCAATATCAAAGTGAGTTCGGCGGCGCCAATCGCGTCCTCATCGCCCTCCTCGCTAAAGACGGCGACATCTTCACGCCGGAGTTTTTCCGCGAACTGAGAACCGTCACCGACGAAGCCGCAGCCCTTCCCGGCGTCGACCCCGCACAAGTCCAATCTCTCTTCACCCCCAACGTCCGCTACATCGAAGCGGTCGAAGACGGCTTCTCCGGTGGCAATATCATCGCCGCGGATTTCACGCCCACGCCCGCCAACTTCGACCGCGTGCGCGCCAACCTCATCAAGTCCGGCAAACTCGGCCAGCTCGTCGCCCGCGACTTCTCGGGCGCCGTCGTCATCGCGCAACTGTTCGAAATCGATCCCCGCACCGGACATAAACTCGACTACGCCCAGGTCGCCGCCGCTCTCGAAAAAATCCGGTCTCGCGTCGCCCGGCGCACGCACGGCGCGATCACCACCCACATCATCGGTTTCGCCAAAGTCGTGGGCGACGTCCGCGAGGGCGCGCGCAACGTCGTGCTCCTGTTCGTCGCCGCGCTCGTCGTCACCGCGCTGCTCGTTTGGCACTACGCCGGCCGCTGGACGCTCGCCGCCGCGCCGATCGTCTGCTCCCTCGTCGCGGTCCTGTGGCAGCTCGGCACCGTGACGGCCCTCGGCTACGGCATCGATCCGTTCTCCATTCTCGTGCCATTCCTCGTCTTCGCCATCGGCGTGAGCCACGGCATGCAGAAGATCTGCACCTTTCGCAACGAGGTGCTCGCCGGGCATGACGCCCCTGTCGCCGCGCAGCGCGCCTTCCGCCAACTCGTCGTCCCCGGCATTGTGGCGCTCGCCACCGACACCATCGGTTTCATCACGATGCTCGTCATCAAGGTCGAAACCATTCGCGAACTCGCCATCACCGCGAGCCTCGGCGTCAGCATCCTCATCTTCACCAATTTTCTGCTTCTTCCCATCCTCCTCTCGTTTCTCCGTCTGCCCGCCGGCTATGCCCTCTGGCTCGCTCGGCGGCGCGCCCTCGGCGACCGCGTCTGGCGTCGCCTCGCCCGCGGCCTCACGCCTGCGCCCTCGCTCGCCATTATCGCCGCGGCCCTCGGCGTCGGCGCATGGGCCTTCCTCCGCAGCGAGTCCGTTCGCATCGGCGATGCGCACGCCGGCGTGCCCGAGCTTCGCGCTGACTCCCGCTACAACACCGACTCCCGCCTCATCACCGCGCGCTTCAGCATCGGCATCGACCTCCTCTCCGTGCTCGTCGAAACCGTTCCCAACGGCTGCGTCGATCACGACGTCATGACTCTGATCGACGAATTCGACGGCCGCATGCGCCAAGTGCCGGGCGTGCAGTCCGTCCTCTCCCTCGCCACCGTGGCCAAGGTCATCAACGCCGGCTGGAACGAAGGCTCTCTCAAATGGCGCGTGCTGCCGCGCAATCCCCATGCACTCGCGCAGGCCGTGGCGCCCGTCGAAACCTCCACCGGCCTCCTCAACGCCGACGCCAGCGTGCTCCCCGTTCTGCTCTTTCTCACCGATCATCGCGCCGAAACCCTCCGCACCGTCACCGCCGCGGTCGATGCCTTCGCGGCCGCACACCCCTCGCCCAAAGCCCGCTTCCGCCTCGCCGCCGGCAACGCCGGCGTCATGGCCGCAACCAACGACGTCGTCCGCGCCGCCCAGCGCCCCATCGTCCTCTGGATCTTCGGCGCGGTCAGCGTGCTCTGTCTCCTCACGTTTCGTTCGTTCCGTGCGACACTCTGCATCGTCCTGCCGCTCGCGCTCGTGAGCTGGCTCGCTTACGCCCTGATGGCCCAGCTCGAAATCGGCCTCAAGACCTCCACGCTTCCCGTCGTCGCGCTCGGCGTCGGCATCGGCGTCGATTACGGCATCTACCTTTTCGCCCGCCTGCAAAACGCCCTGCGCACCGGCGCGCGCTTCGCCGATGCGCTCTTCACCGCATTTCGCGAGGCCGGCGGCGCCATCGTTTTCACCGGCCTCACCCTCGCCATCGGCGTCAGCACGTGGCTGTTCTCTGCCCTCAAATTTCAAGCCGACATGGGCCTCCTCCTCGCGTTCATGTTTCTCGTCAACATGCTCGCCGCGATGACGCTCCTCCCCGCGCTCGCCTGCTGGCTTGTCCGCCCTCCGTCTTCGCGCCGCTAA
- a CDS encoding WD40/YVTN/BNR-like repeat-containing protein has product MGPASSLPRPRATFFRRGLARLVARWFPLLLLTVSSWAANDAPPPRDLLLSAAIARGQVFAVGERGLLYRSPDSGRHWTSVPSPTSATLTAIAFAPDETHGWAVGHDGVILGTTDAGVSWRVVYRTASVESSFLDVCVLDATHIFAVGAYGLFVEKHPGVPDWTVRRLIDDDDHFNRLARSPAGTLYLAGERGTLLRSRDAGASWQRLRSPYDGSFFGVLPLGGSTLLIYGLSGRLFRSADDGDTWQRIPTNASALLATAVRLPDGAIFLAGQAPVWLVSRDDGRSVSSCSPPATMAVAQLLLAPDGTLLAFGESGAQPLRLP; this is encoded by the coding sequence GTGGGCCCCGCCAGTTCACTTCCCCGCCCGCGCGCGACCTTCTTCCGTCGCGGCCTTGCGCGCCTCGTCGCGCGCTGGTTCCCGCTGCTCCTGCTCACCGTTTCGAGTTGGGCCGCGAACGACGCGCCCCCACCGCGCGACCTTTTGCTCTCCGCCGCCATCGCCCGCGGCCAGGTCTTCGCAGTCGGCGAACGCGGCCTCCTCTACCGCTCGCCCGATTCCGGACGCCACTGGACATCCGTCCCGTCGCCCACCTCCGCCACCCTCACCGCGATCGCGTTCGCACCAGATGAGACGCATGGCTGGGCCGTCGGCCACGATGGCGTGATCCTCGGCACCACCGACGCCGGCGTTTCATGGCGCGTCGTTTACCGCACCGCCAGTGTGGAGTCGTCGTTCCTCGACGTCTGCGTGCTCGACGCCACTCACATTTTCGCCGTCGGCGCCTACGGATTGTTTGTCGAGAAACACCCCGGTGTCCCCGACTGGACGGTCCGTCGCCTGATCGACGACGACGATCATTTCAACCGCCTCGCGCGCAGCCCCGCCGGCACCCTCTACCTCGCCGGCGAACGCGGCACATTGCTGCGCTCCCGCGATGCCGGCGCCTCCTGGCAACGCCTCCGCTCTCCCTACGACGGCTCGTTCTTCGGCGTCCTCCCGCTCGGCGGCTCGACCCTCCTGATCTACGGACTCAGCGGCCGCCTCTTCCGCAGCGCAGACGACGGCGACACCTGGCAGCGCATTCCCACCAACGCCTCGGCCCTCCTCGCCACCGCCGTGCGCCTGCCCGACGGCGCCATCTTTCTCGCCGGTCAGGCGCCCGTCTGGCTCGTCAGTCGTGATGACGGCCGCAGCGTCAGCTCCTGTTCGCCGCCCGCCACGATGGCCGTTGCGCAACTCCTCCTTGCGCCCGATGGCACCTTGCTCGCCTTCGGCGAAAGCGGCGCCCAGCCGCTCCGTTTGCCATGA
- a CDS encoding DUF1329 domain-containing protein, whose translation MSSPLHLAAACFVWSSAAAFAAVSATEAARLDADLTPLGAERAGNADGSIPAWTGGITTPPAGYQVGDHHPDPYAGDIPLYTITAANCASYQDRLTAGHLALLRAYPDYKLIVYPTHRSASNPPRIYDAVRRNATTANLTENGNAFTGAIVGIPFPIPRNGLEVIWNHLTRYRGVAVIRHISQAAPTPGGAYTLVDFDDEFLFNYCRPDATAAGLANTLIYFKQTVAAPARLAGTILLAHETMDQVKEPRRAWIYNTGQRRVRRAPNIAYDNPGTAADGLRTIDQFDMFNGATDRYDWTLVGKREMIVPYNAYRLHSGQLKNADILHPLHINQELARYELHRVWVVDAKVKPGVSHLYPHRTFYIDEDSWQVLVVDQYNSRGEMWRVSEAHCINYYDALSFWSTLEVHTDLAARRYLALGLDNERPMYNFSAKLTPADFSPEALRREGVR comes from the coding sequence ATGAGTTCACCCCTTCATCTTGCCGCCGCCTGCTTCGTTTGGTCCTCAGCCGCCGCGTTCGCCGCCGTCAGCGCGACCGAAGCCGCCCGCCTCGACGCCGATCTCACGCCCCTCGGCGCCGAACGCGCCGGGAATGCGGATGGCTCCATCCCCGCCTGGACCGGAGGCATCACTACGCCTCCCGCCGGTTACCAAGTCGGCGATCATCATCCCGATCCCTACGCCGGCGACATCCCGCTCTATACAATCACCGCCGCCAACTGCGCCTCCTATCAAGACCGCCTCACTGCCGGCCACCTCGCGTTGCTCCGCGCCTATCCTGATTACAAACTCATCGTCTACCCGACTCATCGCAGCGCCTCCAATCCGCCCCGCATTTACGACGCCGTCCGCCGCAACGCCACCACCGCCAACCTCACCGAAAATGGCAACGCCTTCACCGGCGCCATCGTCGGCATTCCCTTTCCGATTCCCCGCAACGGTCTCGAAGTCATCTGGAATCATCTCACGCGTTATCGCGGCGTCGCCGTCATCCGCCACATCAGCCAGGCTGCCCCTACGCCCGGCGGCGCCTACACGCTCGTCGATTTCGACGACGAGTTTTTATTCAACTACTGTCGCCCCGACGCCACCGCGGCCGGCCTCGCCAACACCCTCATTTATTTCAAGCAAACCGTCGCCGCCCCCGCCCGCCTTGCCGGCACGATCCTCCTCGCCCACGAGACGATGGATCAGGTCAAAGAACCCCGTCGCGCCTGGATCTACAACACCGGCCAGCGCCGCGTCCGCCGCGCTCCCAACATCGCTTACGATAACCCGGGCACCGCCGCCGACGGCCTGCGCACCATCGACCAATTCGATATGTTCAACGGTGCCACCGATCGCTACGATTGGACGCTCGTCGGCAAGCGTGAGATGATCGTGCCCTACAACGCCTACCGCCTCCACAGCGGCCAGCTCAAGAATGCCGACATCCTGCATCCCCTCCACATCAACCAGGAGCTCGCACGCTACGAACTTCACCGCGTCTGGGTCGTCGACGCGAAGGTCAAACCCGGTGTCTCGCACCTCTATCCCCACCGCACGTTCTACATCGATGAGGATAGCTGGCAGGTTCTCGTCGTCGACCAATACAACTCCCGTGGCGAGATGTGGCGCGTGTCCGAAGCGCACTGCATCAACTATTACGACGCGCTCTCTTTTTGGAGCACGCTCGAAGTGCACACCGATCTCGCCGCCCGCCGTTACCTCGCCCTCGGCCTCGATAACGAACGCCCGATGTATAATTTTTCCGCGAAACTGACGCCCGCCGATTTCAGCCCCGAAGCGCTGCGCCGCGAAGGCGTCCGCTGA
- a CDS encoding DUF1302 domain-containing protein, with protein MNDSRSPCASFARVRFAIAPLVLALIVSPPVAHAAKFARGEFAGSFDSSFSVGALYRLQPPDPALYGPADSFRGVAGTGYSVNGDDGDLNYAPGIVSELFKGDHELELKWRNVGAFARGYYFIDARTAHTRRTPLSEQARQRVVRGADLLDLYAVAKFDLGDTVPVDLRFGRQVLSLGESTFIPNGINIVNPVDLSKLRVPGAGLKEAFLPVNLLKASVALTPRLTIEPYWLLEFRRNELEPAGTYFSTTDVASRGGDKAYVGFGTLPDSGTLGALPRGHDRDAGNYNQFGASLRYFSSILNDSEFGLYFARYHSRSPVLSARTPTGPIDTALVHSTAASLANAQLAPALIAHGYPAADVPAALASLLGAAFANAPASALPAALQPFYPSAQTIATSAGKIGLLTATGTARYFLEYPEGIVMLGASFNSAIGDTGISWQGEVSYKHGVPLQIDDVELFFAALSAVNPVFGAHSQVGNYSAQYNKELSGYRRHDVWTAQTTLTQAFGPIFGSQQATLVGEIGGLWADLPDPSVLRYEAPGTYTSGSAAAMTATGFGAIPATPADRFANAFSWGYQLAARLDYNNVFAGLNISPTIAFVHDVSGNSPLPLANFVAHRRSLNLAVELLRQNAWAFEVRYVNFFGAGASNLLGDRDYVATTVKYSF; from the coding sequence ATGAACGATTCGCGGTCTCCCTGCGCCAGCTTCGCCCGTGTGCGCTTCGCCATCGCTCCCCTTGTTCTCGCGCTTATCGTTTCTCCGCCTGTCGCGCACGCAGCGAAATTTGCCCGCGGCGAATTCGCCGGCAGCTTCGATAGCTCGTTCTCCGTCGGCGCACTCTACCGGCTGCAGCCGCCCGACCCTGCTCTCTACGGCCCCGCCGACTCATTTCGCGGCGTCGCCGGCACCGGCTACTCCGTCAACGGCGACGATGGCGATCTCAACTACGCCCCCGGCATCGTGTCGGAACTTTTCAAGGGCGACCACGAACTCGAACTGAAATGGCGCAACGTCGGCGCCTTTGCCCGCGGCTACTATTTCATTGATGCGCGCACCGCCCACACCCGGCGCACGCCTCTCAGCGAGCAAGCCAGGCAGCGCGTCGTCCGCGGCGCCGACCTGCTCGATCTTTACGCCGTGGCCAAGTTCGATCTCGGCGATACCGTGCCCGTCGATCTGCGCTTCGGTCGCCAAGTGCTCAGCCTCGGCGAAAGCACGTTCATTCCCAACGGCATCAATATCGTCAATCCCGTCGACCTCTCGAAACTGCGCGTCCCCGGCGCCGGTCTCAAGGAAGCGTTTCTCCCCGTCAACCTGCTCAAGGCGTCCGTCGCGCTGACCCCGCGCCTCACCATCGAACCGTATTGGCTGCTCGAATTTCGCCGCAACGAACTCGAGCCCGCCGGCACCTACTTTTCGACGACCGACGTCGCCAGCCGCGGCGGCGACAAAGCGTATGTCGGATTCGGCACCCTCCCCGATAGCGGCACGCTCGGCGCGCTTCCCCGCGGCCATGATCGCGACGCCGGCAATTACAACCAGTTTGGCGCGTCGCTCCGCTACTTTTCGTCCATCCTTAACGACTCCGAATTCGGACTCTATTTCGCCCGTTATCATAGCCGCTCGCCCGTGCTCAGCGCGCGCACGCCCACCGGTCCGATCGATACCGCGCTCGTTCACTCCACCGCGGCCTCCCTCGCCAATGCCCAGCTCGCCCCGGCCTTGATCGCGCACGGTTATCCCGCCGCCGACGTGCCCGCCGCCCTCGCCAGCCTCCTCGGAGCCGCCTTCGCCAACGCGCCCGCCAGCGCACTGCCCGCCGCGTTGCAACCTTTCTACCCGTCCGCCCAGACCATCGCGACCAGCGCTGGCAAAATCGGCCTCCTCACCGCCACCGGCACCGCCCGCTACTTCCTCGAATATCCCGAAGGCATCGTCATGCTCGGCGCCAGTTTTAACAGCGCCATTGGCGACACCGGCATTTCCTGGCAGGGCGAGGTCTCCTACAAACACGGCGTGCCGCTCCAAATCGACGACGTGGAGCTCTTCTTCGCCGCGCTCTCGGCGGTCAATCCCGTCTTCGGCGCCCACAGCCAGGTCGGCAATTATTCCGCTCAGTATAATAAAGAACTCTCCGGCTACCGGCGCCACGACGTCTGGACCGCGCAGACGACCCTCACTCAAGCCTTCGGTCCGATCTTCGGCTCGCAACAAGCCACGCTCGTCGGCGAGATCGGCGGCCTGTGGGCCGATCTGCCCGATCCCTCCGTCCTGCGCTACGAGGCGCCCGGCACCTACACCAGCGGCAGCGCCGCCGCGATGACCGCCACCGGTTTCGGTGCCATCCCCGCCACCCCCGCCGATCGCTTCGCCAACGCCTTTTCGTGGGGCTACCAACTCGCCGCGCGCCTCGACTACAACAACGTCTTCGCCGGCCTCAACATCAGCCCCACCATCGCCTTCGTGCACGATGTCTCCGGCAACAGCCCTCTCCCGCTCGCCAATTTTGTCGCTCACCGCAGGAGCCTCAATCTCGCCGTCGAGCTCCTCCGGCAAAACGCGTGGGCCTTCGAAGTTCGCTACGTCAACTTTTTCGGTGCCGGCGCCTCCAACCTCCTCGGCGACCGCGACTACGTCGCCACCACCGTAAAATATTCTTTCTAG